A segment of the Candida albicans SC5314 chromosome 2, complete sequence genome:
CATCTTCAGTATCAATTTCCATACTTTCATTGTCAagttttggtttctttGACACACTCTTTTCTCCCTCTTCAGTCGAAATTGGTTTAGCAGctttcaattgtttcttcGAAGCAACATTAGCTTCGAAAACACtaagtttttgttttacttCGGGTATAAAGCCACTAAATTCTGCTCTTTCTAATGCTGCCAACATGTCTTGTGCCGAGACAGTTTTCCGATTTGCTTCTTTGGATATTTGCTTAGCTTGAAACAACAAGTGAGAAACGAATACTGTAGCTGATCGTTGTAAGGCAAGAAGAGAATCTTTGGCTATCGTCATTTGACCAGCATTATTTTCGTCGTCAGATATTATATTCTTGGCTAGTTTTTGAATGGTAGTTCTGGGAAacaaaatatcatcaattgatatcAACTCATTTTCTTTACTGCTTGGTTGTGGATACTGTCCATCAGCATTTTTTCTCCAACCTTTTGGTGGCATTGTATATTCTTAGTTGTGTATATTTGGTACAGAGAATGTATATGAATAAATATTCTtggagtttttttttttcgagTTGTTCAACGCGTCATTTTCAAACacacttcttcttcttcttcttctcctcttccattttattttattttttttttttaagatTTTTGACTATTACTTTTACTGACCACCACTAGTTTGTTTTGCTTGTTAATTTCTACATCTAATATCATAAAAGTTCATGCATGCTGGTAACTACTACAACAAACATTATAAAAGCCTCTCCCAAACGGAAAACGAAAACAGACACCAAAGATCAAGATAATTCTTACTATGGACAGTTGAACAAACgaaatatcaataaagtCACATTTGGTAAATACGAGTTTCCTACATGGTACGGAAACGCAGCATATTTCTATCCCCATGATCTATCGCATTCAAGCTTAGGTTATGAATATGCCAACAAAGTAGCTTCTGAAGGATCAATTGCCCGAAAAATCCATAAAAAAGatatatttgatgaaaatttacACGAATTTTGGCTAGatcatttatttgtttgtgaATATTGTTTCAAGTACACTTCCAATGAGacaattttgaatcaaCATGTAACTGCATGCACAtataatagaaaaagaCCAAGTAAAGGTAAATTGTTGTACCATGACCAGGCCAATGGCTATATAATTCGAGAAGTACGAGGGTTTCAGGATCCTTTATTTTGTCAAAACCTATGCTTGTTTGGAAAATTGTTTCTTGACGATAAATCGgtttattataatatagatcattttgatttttatattgttttcGGTAAAGACGATTCCTCCTATATTCCCATGGGGTTTTTTTCCAAGGAAGTCTTATCGTACGACAATGATAATAACCTAGCCTGTATTTGTGTATTCCCCCCGTTTCAAAGAAGACATTTGGGTTCattgttgattgaatttCTGTATCAATTGGCTGCAGTTACTCCAGGACAACTTAAAAGCAGTGGCCCAGAATTCCCACTTTCACCATATGGCAAAGTGACATATTTGAGGTTTTGGTCAAAAAGACTAGCGACGAAAATCCACGAACTACAGGGATCATTTACATTGAGCCATCTTTCAAAAGAAACCGGGTTCAGAAAAGAAGATATTCTACTAACACTTGAATACATGCAGATACTAGTTACAGATGATTTGGGAAATGTGACACTTTCACTTGAACGACTTGAAAATTGGTGCTCACAAAACAAGGTTGTTCCCGGAGTCGACATAAATATCTTAAATTCAGAATGTTTAATACTATGAATTAGTTacatactttttttttttaaaatttacTCTTTCTTGAGTCTCTTCTTAGCGCAACTGCAGAAATGCTCCTAACAAAACCGAAGCAGGTGATTCGTTATGcctatttttttcaaatacatTCCAAAATCGTAAGGTCTCATCACCAGCACCAGTAACGATTGTTTCACCATCAGGAGACAACGACAAATATAAAACTCTATATGTATGACCTGTCAATTGTGCAATTTGTTGCATTGATGGATACTTCCACActataatttgatttcttgaatAACCATGGGTTGAAACCAATTCGTTGGAATTTTTTGACCAGATTAAATTACACACTTGTGAGCCAGTATTGACATCATGTACTAAATTCCCAGTCAACGTATTCCATGTCTTTATAGTCTTATCGGCTGTTCCGCCACCCGATGCCAAAATCCCCCGTTGATGCGGCGACCAAGCAATAGCTTTAACGGCAGCAGTGTGGTCTGTAAATTGATGCAACGGTTTAGGATTGAGCCCATCCCAtacaaacaaattattatcgTTGCCACCACTAGCTAGTTTGTTTTCTTCCACATTCCACTTGAGTCCACACACTTCTTGCTTatgattatcaaatttattaacaaaGTGATCTTCAATTCTCACATCGCGATTTAAAATGGTTCGATCGCGACTCCCACTGCTTAATATGTGTTCATTCCACGCTAATGAACTAACCCGTAGAGAGTGTCCTGTCATTGTCCTGATGCACTTGATTCGAGTTGCATCCCATATCTCCACCAAACCCTTGGATGTTCCTATTGCCAAATGGGTACCAGTACCTATCCAATTCAAACTTGTGACTTTGTCCTTGTTTGTTAAATTACACAATCTGTCCACTGATTGTGTGGCGCCATCCCATAAATACACACTGTCGCCCAATCCTACGGCTAGTACATCCTGTTGACCCCAATCaactaaattcaaataaaaatcatcAGATAGTTCTGGTGCATCCAATACTCTATATGGAACCTTTGATATTGTTCGAGGCTTCTTCTGCGGCGACAACAATAGTTTCTGTGAATCCTGCCGCACGGGTGACAATGAGTACAATTCTTGTTGCAAGTCTCTTGATattggttttgatttttgagGGGACTGGTAAGTGAATAAGTTAGTTTTCCGACGTGGAGTGCTAgtaatatcatcaatatcactagaaatattattattagcaTTTGCTGATATGATGTTATGGCtatcattattaccaattgCATTATTGTTACCAGGCAAGGATGAGCCAGTAGATCCAGGGAAATTCTGACCAGAATTAGATGATCTTGGCGGGGTTGTGGAGAGACTTGATGTAGATGTAGCAGCCCCAGAAACAGATGCACCGTTAACAATACCAGTATTTGTTCTCCCTGTTTTCGATCGATTGTTTGCAAGATTAGAATTGGCAGTGGCACTAGACAAGTTTGCTGTTGCCATCGGCACATTATCACCAAATAATTCTGCTTTAAGAACTGTTGAGAATGTTCGATTTGCTTCCTCTTCTCTTCTAATTTCTATTTCATTATCAGCGTTTCTAGTGTTTCTCAAATCCGGTAGTATTTCCTCATTAGTCAAACTAAAGGCAGCCTGTAGATCAACTCCTGTTCTATTGGGTATATATCGATCACTGAAAATCGTGTTATTATTTCTCCTTCGTGGTGGTGACGATTGTATAGCACCCATTTCGTTCAACTTGGGAGGATTTAGACTTCTGGTTGATCGTGATGGCGACCTAGGAGTCTCAAACAGAACAAAAGGATTACGGATAGCATTGTCCTTAGAAGGTCTATTAGAATCTCTTTTGTCCATGTTTTTGGTTAGATGTTCAACTCTTGATTAGTATGGATTGTGAATGATGAAGTACTTGAATAAAGGTTCGAGACTGTAGGGGTATTATAGTGTTTGATAACTAAAGTACAggggaagaaaaaaaattctatAAAGGAAATAAAtctaatcaaatcaaaacacaaacaaacaaacaaaacaatccAAGCAAATTGTTTACCCAAATGTCCTAATCTTCGAATGTAGCAAATTGGTTGTTTTTCACCGTGTGGTTAGTGTgttagattttttttctctgcCTTGGGCTTTCAGTTCTGTTAAAATGGATAGACAATTGATTGTCAAGTTACAAAATTGAacagaacaaaaaaaaagaaggaaaattAGAAGCTTACTGTGTACTGTGTATCGCACgactctttttttttaaacttgCCATTGTCGTTGAAAACGTAAATGGCTGGCAGTATCGAACCGTGAGAGAAACACTTCACTCTACGCTTCattttaataataccaTTTTGCGAGGTTTGCTGTATATTTGTTGTAATGATTATTTATAGTTTGTAGTCTTCATGACCTGCTGATAgagtttatttttaattctctttttttgattgaaCTTTCTAGCtttccaataaatcaaaacgAAATCAAGCTTTTATGGATTGTTTTTCACAGTTATTAAGAGAATTTAGTTTTAGAATAACCAACATGTGTAGCAGCTTTGTTTCCAACAActtgatttaaaatttttgttgtacCATTGTCGGTTCCTAAAAGGGAAATCCTGAATCATACTATTTTGGTTTGTAGCTCATACTGAGACTGggtgcaaaaaaaaaaatacacaTATCACCTTCTCTACGTATAAACTTGACATGCAAAAATGTCAAATTGGAGGTTAAAAAACAACTAGATAAACTGCTTGAATTTCCAAATAAAAGATAACCCTTACTCCAATATTGTAGCTTTCTcattaaagaaaatgttGTTTACAATTCTTAGTTTACTTGTGCCAAGTTTAGCTGTTGCTGTTTCAAATACTGGTGGTGCTGTCAAACTCGATTTAACCATTTCCGATGAGCACATGTACTATATTGAAAACCTTGCTTTAGGTACACCTCCGcaatttatttcaaatgttATTGTCGATTCAGGCTCTTCTGATTTGATGATTGTGGACTCGATCTACAACTTCTCGGCTTCTTCCAGTTTATACAATAGCAATCAGACTGCCATTATGAAGTATGGATATGGTGGTCAATTCCCAGTTTATTTCATCAACGAAACCATTAGATCTAACGATTGGAAGTTGTCCAATTTGTCCGTGGGATTGGCAAATATTTCTGATATGGATTCATTTTCGGGGATCTTGGGAATTGGATTCACCCGACAAGAACtattcaaaacaaattatctGAATTTCCCCTATTTGTTGAAAGATCAGGGTTATACAAAAAGTGTTTTATTTTCCTTCAATGGCCAAGATCAAAACCCatctattatttttggtgGTATTAGTACCAACATCATCGACGGTCCATTAGTTAGAGCCCCCTTTATTAAAGTAATCAGTTTTATTAACCAATTAGATTATTGGTTAATGCCTACATTCACTgtcaatcaaatcaaacttGGTGATACAATTGTTTCCAACCAGAAAACCTTGTACCAAATTGATAGTGGCACCAACGGATTTGTACCACCAACTCCCGTTTTAAACAACATCTTGAAAATATTGGGTGATGACTATATTCAGGATGACAACGGCAATATTTACTTTGATATCAAATACATTGAAGGATTAAATATTACTTTTAGTGTCCAAGGCTATGATATTGGGTTTCAGTTAGttgatattgttggtgATACCATAGAGAGAAACAGTACCACTTTCGTTGCTTTGAATGTTGCCTCTTGTGATATCGGCTACAATGCCTATGAAGGTTTATTGccaaatttaattttcaaatatcaTTATGCCATTTTTGATTATGATAATGCTCAAATTTACTTTGGAAAGTATAAGAATTCAAATGGGGAGGCGAATGTTGTCGCTGTAGAAAATGGCTACCAGTTACCGGTACCCACTGTTGATGTCCCGGATGTTGAAGATACATACTCGGTAATCTATATTGCTGAAAGTGAAACCACTGTTACAGTTGCTCCCACAGAAGTACAATCAACATACTCATCATTCAGTATTTCCGAAGGTACTTCAAGTAATCTAACTTCCGGTTCAACTAGTGATGACAAGATTACAAGTGTAACCTCTAACCCACAGTATTGTTAGAATACTTAGAAACAAGAAGTTAGTTTTGTATTAGATTAAGTGCTTTAGAAATATATATACCATGTTCCTTTTGTAAACTCTCACGAACTTGCTTAGTAGTCAACTTTATATGCAgtcaaaaattaaatgtttAGATTTGTCGATTTTTGCTTCTCTTTTGCTTCagttcaattttttttttctctctttctctctctcatCATGTCATTGTTTACATTTTTATGAATAAACCTAAACCAATAATCCATCACACATTAGAATGGACTCGACAGATACTGAAATACgaaggaaaagaaacagaGAGAGCTCACTGCAGCCATTGATACCGACGAGTGTCCTCGATCAAGCCTCACAAAGACTATTCATTGTGTCAATATTCATTCTAATACAGAGTTGGAAAATTTATGATTTGGTTCTACTAAAATCAGAAATCCCAGCAACGGGAGAAGTGTTAACACTGTTGAGCAATTTTACATTTGTATTGAAATATAGTGTATTGGATGGGCTATTTTTATGGCTCTTACCAGTTTTGAATATCCAGTACTTGTCATTTTCGCCTTTAAAAACATTATTACTTACAATAACACTATACGGATTCTCAATTTTCTTGGTGAGTGCTATGGCATTACCGTTACTATCCAATGTATTTTTACCAATTTGGAGATtcttgttgcaaaaaaaggaattgaACATAATTGgtgaatcaattgatagaaGCCAAGTGATAGATATGGATTCACATTTTAAAGGTCAATTGACCATTCATTATTTACCAGACTCGTCAGCAAAAATGAATCCGTTCCATTTCGACCAGACGTGTCTTGGATTGGACAACAATCATCTCATTAACATGCCCGTTGAGTTCAATACCACATCGGGAATTGGGTATTTACAAGTACAACACACTACCCCTGACAACGAAATccaatatttaaattatacTGGACATTTCCTTCGGAGACTCTTTAAAAAAGACTATACTCACTTGTCTCAGTATAAAGATTATAAAAAGTCTGACAAAAGAATTTTCTATTTGGAATACCCAATAACAAAGCCAGGAATGTACAGGATCAAAAATGTTTTAGATAATAAAGGAAACAGCATTCGTACATACAAATCAGAATTTGTGATTTCAGATTGTCCACTGGCAAAGTTTTTTTATCCTCCAAACTTTGAAAGCTCAAATGGGTTCAAATGTGTCACAACTTTAGAAGATGATAGTTTCCCATTGCCATGGGTGGAAGTTTCCAGTACCACCCCCTCGTCTGTAAAGCTTAATGTAAAAGTCAACGGTAAAGAATTCCgaatgatgaatttgacaATAGGACAAGAAACAGATCATAAAGTATCGAGAACTGATTTTAGCTGGCTCAAAACAGTAAGATTAGTACGAAATTCgttacaagaaaaaattttagaTTCAAAGAGCACTTTCAACTGGGGTGATACCAGCATTTTGGAATTCCAGTTGTTGCAGGTCAAAGATTCTTTCGGTAATGTACACCGATATGAACCGCTTTCAAAAGATAAAGATGTATGGTATAAACTTGAGCTTAGAAAATCACCATCTATTGGTATTTACGATAAGGAAAAAACCCAAGAGTTATTAGTGGGTGGACAAAAGGTGCTCTATTTTTCGAATTTGGAAAACttcaatgatgatgactTTCCTATTGACGTTAAGGTGAAGTATATCGGTCAGGAAGAACAAAATATAACTCGCACGTTCGAGACGAAAGCTGATTTGCGTAATGGACTTACAATAACTAAACCAGGAAAATACGTGTTGTCCAGTGCTAAAGACAAGTACTGTCCATGTGAAGCAGATAAAACACcagttgaagttgaattgGCATCAATCCCATCATTGGATATTGTTGCTGATCCTGTTTCTGATAGATGTCTTGGTACTATTGGGtacaattttgatttcaatttcactGAAGGTAGACCTCCGTTTAGAGTGCAATATCGAATTTACTCCAATACATCTGGTATTCTTAAACCAGTTTATTCAGATACTGGTAAACTTAATAGAGAATTAAAGTCATTTGAGAAGTCTCattcttttaaattcaaGCCTCCAAATGAAGGCAGTTATACCATTATGTTTACTAATTTAAAAGATGCAAACTATTTCAAAGACCCGATAGCATTggatgaaaataaatattcataTCTGACATATTTTAGACAATTGTCACAAGTGGGATTTCAAGTTCATCAACGTACAATTCACACGTGTTATGGACACACAACCAAAGTTccaattttcttcaatggGAACGGTCCGTTTTCCTTTGAGTACGACTTTTTGGATGTTAACTCTAGAAAGAAGTTGGTTGATACGGTAAGAGTTAGCAATGTCGAGAATTATGCAATTGACACAccaaaagaattgattggtAAAACATAcgatttgaaattgagcAATGCAAAGGATAGATTTGGCTGTGATGCTATAATAGTTGATGCAAACTCTCCAGTAAGGGTTGTTAGCAGACTGGATATCCCTGAAGTTGAATTTAGTCGAGCTGGACAGAAATTGCAAGTTGTCGAAGGCTCATATGTTGATATACCATTGTCGATTAAATCTAAAATTGCAGTTAATGGCAATGACAAGATTGAGGTTAAATATTTGGGGCCAACTTCCAAAGAGCCTACTATTAGACGGGCTCAATTGGTCGGCTCTTCAATCAGATTATCAGACGAAGGGACTTATTGGTTGCATTCTTTTGAAAGTAATGGTTGTGCTGGTCGTATAGGAAAGGCAGACCAATTTGTCACTATTGGCTACTATGCGAAACCGTCATTAGCAATCAGTGCTAGTAACGAAATGTTACAACATACAGATGATTCAACAATTCATTTGAAACCGGTTTGTAATGGATGTTCCAATGAAATTACTTTGAAGTTAACTGGTGAAGCACCATTTGTGGTGGATTATGAAATAAACTTACCCAGTGGAAAAATGGAAACACATTCTATGAACATTGATACTCACGATATCACCATCAAATTGCCAACTAGATCTAACGGGAGATTTGAACATCAGTTCAAACGTGTTTATGATCGTTTATACACAAAAACCAGAGGAAAACCCACAAGTTTACATGTTCCTAAAGTTATTTATGACATCAACCCATTACCAACGGCACAGTTTTTGCCTGATGATCATTTCACTCAAGTATGTGAGAATAAGTTATCTGAAGACTCAGTTATTGCTCATGTTCCTATTCAATTTAGTGGTGCATATCCATTTGACGTTTTGTTAACATTGACGAATGAAAAAACAGGAAAGATGCATGATATCAGGTATAGAAATGTGGAGGATAATTATATCACCTTGAAAACTCTCAACTTTCTTGGATTGGGCGACTATTCCTTGAAGTTTGCCAAAGTATCTGATGCCAATGGTTGTACAACACACCAGTTCAAAACAAATGACAGATACCTCATATCCATTACTGAGCCACCTACTATTTACAAGGCCGATCCAGCAACCAAACATTATTGTGTTGGAGACCACGTTGCCTATAATTTGTCGGGGGTGTTCCCAATAACTATTTTCTATGAATATAATGATAAAGTGAGAAGAGTTGAGCTGTATAGTCGTTTTGAAAGATTAGCGTCACGTCCAGGTGTTTTAAACATTCACGGATTAAAGGATTCTGGAATCAATTCGTGTGCTGTGAATTACACATTTGATACGACCAAACTAGATGAATTGAGATTAGAGGTTCACGAAATTCCTACTGTTGAAGTGAATAAAGGTGACTATTTGATAGAAGATCTTCATGAAGGGGATCAAACAGAATTGATATTTACTTTCCTTGGGGAGCCACCATTCCAACTTACTTATATTCGTACAATCGATATCAGAAAGGGGAAGAAAACTTTTAGGAAGTTGGTTGAGAAGGAAACTATAAAGGATATATGGCAACATGAGTTGGTAGTAATGGCAAGCCTCGAAGGTACCTATGAAGCAATTGAGATACAAGATAAGTATTGTCGGGCGGTCAAGAAAGTTGATTATATAgagtgaaaaaattaagacTACAACgcaaatcatttaaattaaaagaaaaaaaatacttaGCTGGTAGACATGATTCTCAGGCTTTGAAATgtattttatatatatagttaaaatatattaatatttcTATTTAGTTAATTCATGATATTGCTTTTGAATAGCTTCTGCCATATCAAGATCATCTTGAGTTACACTATTGTCACTGTCATGTGTAGTTAATTGAATGTCAACTTTGTTATATGTTGTGATTATAGTTGGATGGTGTCTCTTACTAGCGGCAAGCTCAGCAACAGAATTCAAAAACTCCCAAGTGGTTTTAAAGTTTTTCAACTGATAATGAACCGTTAATACATGTGCTGGGGGTTCATCCAACTTAACAAACGACCAATGGGGGTATCCTAATTGATTAATGTTTTCTAAACCTTGACGAATAGCAATTTCATGCAATGCAGGTAATACACGTCTCGACATGGATAATCTTTAGTATATgaaaaagtgaaaatttGTGGATTACTAAAAtacaaagaagaaaaaaataaacgaCTATGAAGACGCGGGATGCTTTGGTTATATATAGAATACTTTAAAGATCTGGAGAAAGGGAGCGGAGGTTGGAACGGGAGAGAAAGGGATGAACATAAGATCGTTTTATGTTCGGGTTCTGAATTCGTTCtgttttccttttttttttcttgccAAGGCTTTCGTCCCGATATTAAATGATCGGCTGCATAATATGGTGATTATGGGGATGCCATGATCAGaagattttctttttctctcaGTAAAGATACTATAATGGTTGACGAATACATCAATTCGTATTTGTCAAGACTGAGATGGTTTATCAAAGTCAAGTAACTGTAATCATATCAGAGTTGCAACAACTTTGGTATTATACCGTAGTCTCGGTAAGATGTCAGCCAGCCCAGACGATTAATCTAATTGGGGACTAACAAACCGAAAGGttaagtaaaaaaaaaaaaaaacagagaAAAGAGAGACAACTCAATTTACTATCgttctcttttttttcagctTTTTTACGTGTCGAAAtaagtttttattttgtttgtatGTACATGTGTACATCAACttgaattcttcttttctccAATTACCCTTCCATTAGTACATCCAATCGTCAATGATCTCTGctatttatataatatatttagCAGAGAAACAAGAATCGAACGAGTTTTCTCAAATTGAGTTGTTAGTTAACCGGAGATACCACCAGACACTACCGCACGATGAAAttattcttcaaaatttcCATAATTTAATGACGAATTTACCATCATCTGAACAAGTCCC
Coding sequences within it:
- the SAS2 gene encoding Sas2p (Predicted histone acetyltransferase involved in histone H4 acetylation; member of MYST family), whose amino-acid sequence is MSVTTTTNIIKASPKRKTKTDTKDQDNSYYGQLNKRNINKVTFGKYEFPTWYGNAAYFYPHDLSHSSLGYEYANKVASEGSIARKIHKKDIFDENLHEFWLDHLFVCEYCFKYTSNETILNQHVTACTYNRKRPSKGKLLYHDQANGYIIREVRGFQDPLFCQNLCLFGKLFLDDKSVYYNIDHFDFYIVFGKDDSSYIPMGFFSKEVLSYDNDNNLACICVFPPFQRRHLGSLLIEFSYQLAAVTPGQLKSSGPEFPLSPYGKVTYLRFWSKRLATKIHELQGSFTLSHLSKETGFRKEDILLTLEYMQILVTDDLGNVTLSLERLENWCSQNKVVPGVDINILNSECLIL
- the DPB4 gene encoding DNA polymerase epsilon noncatalytic subunit (Putative DNA polymerase epsilon subunit D; null mutant is viable but slow-growing and displays abnormal invasive growth on SD and YPD media; Spider biofilm repressed), whose amino-acid sequence is MPPKGWRKNADGQYPQPSSKENELISIDDILFPRTTIQKLAKNIISDDENNAGQMTIAKDSLLALQRSATVFVSHLLFQAKQISKEANRKTVSAQDMLAALERAEFSGFIPEVKQKLSVFEANVASKKQLKAAKPISTEEGEKSVSKKPKLDNESMEIDTEDGDGGKNASRGDDDDDEDDEENSTDGNEEDDENSKQDIEHEDEQDEDEDDDNDETEEDVSNPISALAKEEQELQGVETETEAENKPDSSETEEEEEEEEE
- the SAP30 gene encoding aspartyl protease SAP30 (Aspartic-type endopeptidase; involved in degradation of alpha pheromone; functional equivalent of S. cerevisiae Bar1; a-cell specific; induced by alpha pheromone), which codes for MLFTILSLLVPSLAVAVSNTGGAVKLDLTISDEHMYYIENLALGTPPQFISNVIVDSGSSDLMIVDSIYNFSASSSLYNSNQTAIMKYGYGGQFPVYFINETIRSNDWKLSNLSVGLANISDMDSFSGILGIGFTRQELFKTNYSNFPYLLKDQGYTKSVLFSFNGQDQNPSIIFGGISTNIIDGPLVRAPFIKVISFINQLDYWLMPTFTVNQIKLGDTIVSNQKTLYQIDSGTNGFVPPTPVLNNILKILGDDYIQDDNGNIYFDIKYIEGLNITFSVQGYDIGFQLVDIVGDTIERNSTTFVALNVASCDIGYNAYEGLLPNLIFKYHYAIFDYDNAQIYFGKYKNSNGEANVVAVENGYQLPVPTVDVPDVEDTYSVIYIAESETTVTVAPTEVQSTYSSFSISEGTSSNLTSGSTSDDKITSVTSNPQYC
- the PHHB gene encoding 4a-hydroxytetrahydrobiopterin dehydratase (Putative 4a-hydroxytetrahydrobiopterin dehydratase; transposon mutation affects filamentous growth; flow model biofilm induced; Spider biofilm induced) encodes the protein MSRRVLPALHEIAIRQGLENINQLGYPHWSFVKLDEPPAHVLTVHYQLKNFKTTWEFLNSVAELAASKRHHPTIITTYNKVDIQLTTHDSDNSVTQDDLDMAEAIQKQYHELTK
- the POM152 gene encoding Pom152p (Putative nuclear pore membrane glycoprotein), giving the protein MDSTDTEIRRKRNRESSSQPLIPTSVLDQASQRLFIVSIFILIQSWKIYDLVLLKSEIPATGEVLTSLSNFTFVLKYSVLDGLFLWLLPVLNIQYLSFSPLKTLLLTITLYGFSIFLVSAMALPLLSNVFLPIWRFLLQKKELNIIGESIDRSQVIDMDSHFKGQLTIHYLPDSSAKMNPFHFDQTCLGLDNNHLINMPVEFNTTSGIGYLQVQHTTPDNEIQYLNYTGHFLRRLFKKDYTHLSQYKDYKKSDKRIFYLEYPITKPGMYRIKNVLDNKGNSIRTYKSEFVISDCPSAKFFYPPNFESSNGFKCVTTLEDDSFPLPWVEVSSTTPSSVKLNVKVNGKEFRMMNLTIGQETDHKVSRTDFSWLKTVRLVRNSLQEKILDSKSTFNWGDTSILEFQLLQVKDSFGNVHRYEPLSKDKDVWYKLELRKSPSIGIYDKEKTQELLVGGQKVLYFSNLENFNDDDFPIDVKVKYIGQEEQNITRTFETKADLRNGLTITKPGKYVLSSAKDKYCPCEADKTPVEVELASIPSLDIVADPVSDRCLGTIGYNFDFNFTEGRPPFRVQYRIYSNTSGILKPVYSDTGKLNRELKSFEKSHSFKFKPPNEGSYTIMFTNLKDANYFKDPIALDENKYSYSTYFRQLSQVGFQVHQRTIHTCYGHTTKVPIFFNGNGPFSFEYDFLDVNSRKKLVDTVRVSNVENYAIDTPKELIGKTYDLKLSNAKDRFGCDAIIVDANSPVRVVSRSDIPEVEFSRAGQKLQVVEGSYVDIPLSIKSKIAVNGNDKIEVKYLGPTSKEPTIRRAQLVGSSIRLSDEGTYWLHSFESNGCAGRIGKADQFVTIGYYAKPSLAISASNEMLQHTDDSTIHLKPVCNGCSNEITLKLTGEAPFVVDYEINLPSGKMETHSMNIDTHDITIKLPTRSNGRFEHQFKRVYDRLYTKTRGKPTSLHVPKVIYDINPLPTAQFLPDDHFTQVCENKLSEDSVIAHVPIQFSGAYPFDVLLTLTNEKTGKMHDIRYRNVEDNYITLKTLNFLGLGDYSLKFAKVSDANGCTTHQFKTNDRYLISITEPPTIYKADPATKHYCVGDHVAYNLSGVFPITIFYEYNDKVRRVESYSRFERLASRPGVLNIHGLKDSGINSCAVNYTFDTTKLDELRLEVHEIPTVEVNKGDYLIEDLHEGDQTELIFTFLGEPPFQLTYIRTIDIRKGKKTFRKLVEKETIKDIWQHELVVMASLEGTYEAIEIQDKYCRAVKKVDYIE
- the CDH1 gene encoding Cdh1p (Protein involved in regulation of mitosis; similar to S. cerevisiae Cdh1, which is an APC/C component; transcriptionally induced by Mnl1 under weak acid stress) — encoded protein: MDKRDSNRPSKDNAIRNPFVSFETPRSPSRSTRSLNPPKLNEMGAIQSSPPRRRNNNTIFSDRYIPNRTGVDLQAAFSLTNEEILPDLRNTRNADNEIEIRREEEANRTFSTVLKAELFGDNVPMATANLSSATANSNLANNRSKTGRTNTGIVNGASVSGAATSTSSLSTTPPRSSNSGQNFPGSTGSSLPGNNNAIGNNDSHNIISANANNNISSDIDDITSTPRRKTNLFTYQSPQKSKPISRDLQQELYSLSPVRQDSQKLLLSPQKKPRTISKVPYRVLDAPELSDDFYLNLVDWGQQDVLAVGLGDSVYLWDGATQSVDRLCNLTNKDKVTSLNWIGTGTHLAIGTSKGLVEIWDATRIKCIRTMTGHSLRVSSLAWNEHILSSGSRDRTILNRDVRIEDHFVNKFDNHKQEVCGLKWNVEENKLASGGNDNNLFVWDGLNPKPLHQFTDHTAAVKAIAWSPHQRGILASGGGTADKTIKTWNTLTGNLVHDVNTGSQVCNLIWSKNSNELVSTHGYSRNQIIVWKYPSMQQIAQLTGHTYRVLYLSLSPDGETIVTGAGDETLRFWNVFEKNRHNESPASVLLGAFSQLR